The Spirosoma radiotolerans genome has a window encoding:
- a CDS encoding choice-of-anchor Q domain-containing protein — MLSGSLAIDRGSNDAYNRWRGPLFDFKGNSRIINQVIDLGAIEYR, encoded by the coding sequence TTGCTATCAGGTTCACTGGCCATTGATAGGGGCAGTAATGATGCTTACAACCGATGGCGGGGACCACTCTTTGATTTCAAAGGCAATTCTCGAATTATCAATCAGGTTATTGACTTAGGGGCTATAGAATATAGATAG
- a CDS encoding Crp/Fnr family transcriptional regulator, with translation MNTYSEYIQAVTDCTYVALSKRSLEELSMTIVGWDPIIAKITAKGYADKVNRISAMMADDATGRYLKFQSEFPNLANRIPLSYLASYLGITQSSLSRIRRNIQ, from the coding sequence GTGAATACATACAGTGAATACATACAGGCTGTTACGGACTGTACCTATGTGGCTCTCTCGAAGCGTTCCCTGGAGGAATTATCGATGACGATTGTTGGCTGGGACCCGATTATCGCGAAAATAACGGCTAAGGGGTACGCCGACAAGGTGAATCGGATCAGCGCAATGATGGCTGATGATGCAACAGGGCGTTATCTTAAGTTCCAGTCCGAGTTTCCCAACCTGGCGAATCGAATTCCGTTATCTTATCTGGCCTCTTATTTGGGCATTACCCAGTCGTCGCTGAGCCGAATACGAAGGAATATCCAATAG